A stretch of DNA from Oscillatoria sp. FACHB-1406:
GAAGAAGCGAATGCCTAAATCAATTCCTTGACTAAGTTTAGATTCGGGTTTGGAGGGCGCAAGTTGAGTCATTTTAGTGAATAGTTAATAGGAGAGAGTATTAACGCAGCCAACAAATGAAATAAAGGGAATATGTTGTATAGAGTTTAATTAAATATTTACCCTTGTTTTCACTATTTTTTACTTGCTTATCGATCGAAAGAAATGGAGAAATAATCGGTTAAAAGTGGCGGGAGTATGGAGGTAAGGGCTAGGAAAATTGGTAGTGCTTTTTAACGTTTTTGGTAATTTTCCAAGTGCAGGACATTCCAGCGGGAAAGGTGACGAGATCGCCTTTTCCCATACGGACGGGTTCGCTTCCTTCAGGTTGAACTGTTACTTCGCCTTCGAGAAAGTAGCAGGTTTCTGTTGCGTCATAAGTCCAGGGAAATTCGGAGATTTCTTTCGTCCAAATCGACCAGCTTTCAACGTTGAGTTGTTTGAGGCGTTCGGGGCTGGGTTGATTTTCGATTTTGATTTCGGCGGTATGATGGGTTGGCATTTTCGATCCCCTGTGACAATGAGATTTTAACGGTTTAACCTTTTATAGAAGGGCGAATGCCATTCGCCCCTACCTGTTCTCGGTAGGGACATTTTATCGATAAACGTCCCTACAAAATGTGGCTTTAACAGAATTAGAACTCCAGAATTGCATTTTTGTCAAGCCCAAAGTCGGTTGCAAAATCGAAATTACGAGTTCCCCAGAGCGAGGGCATAACAATGTTATGCCCTTACGAAAATTTAAATTGTGTAGAGAAGAGCAATATATAACGTCTCTACAGTGCAGGATGACCTTATTAATGCTCGAAAATGTCTTTAAATTGCATTAAGTCTAAGGAGACGAAGACGGGCAAACATTCAAAGCATTGTTGGGCGATACGATCGCGGCCTTCGCGTTCTAGCATGGCGATTAGCTTATCTTTAGCACTCAGCAGATAGCGCACGTCGTTCATTGCGTAGCGCAATTGTTCTTCTGTGAGATGGGCGGCGTTACCCCAGTCGGAACTTTGAGAGGTTTTATCGAGTTCGATGCTTTCGAGTTCTTGGATCAGGGATTTGAGTCCGTGTTGGGAGGTGTAGGTACGGGCGAGTTTGCTGGCAATTTTGGTGCAGAAGATGGGGCGGGTTTGGATGCCAAAAGTATGTTGAAGTTGAGCGAGGTCGAAGCGGGCAAAGTGAAAGACTTTGAGAACGCGATCGCTTTCCATCAGTTTTTTGAGGTTGGGGGCTTCGGTTTGCCCTTTAGCAATGCGGATGGCGGTGACGCGCTGCTGAGAATCGCACAGTTGTACCAAACAAAGCCGATCGCGCTGCGGAATTAAGCCCATTGTTTCGGTATCGATCGCGATCGCGTCTTCTTCAAGATACTGTTCGAGCCTATCGTTAGGAAGGTCGCGATCGCAAGCTAGAAAGTCAATCATGCTGATTAAAAATTAAAAATTGAAAATTAAACTCCGAGCATCGATCGCAAATAATCTCGCGCATCCGTCAATCGACGCGACCAAGGCTGCTGCGCTTGGATAAAAGCACGCGCGCAATTTCGCCCCGGCATCCCCGAAATCGAACCGCCGGGATGCGTTCCCGCACCCGTTAAATATAAACCCTTAATCGGCGTTTTATAATCGGCAATTTCGGGCAACGGTCGCAAAAAGACCATTTGATCCAACGTCATATCCATGTGATAAACATTCCCCTTATACGCGCCCAAACGACGGGCAATTTCGGCGGGACTTTCGACGCGGCGAGCGATAATCGAAGGATGTAAATTGGGGGCATATTCGGCGAGTTTGTCGAGGACGCGATCGGCGACGCGATTTTTAACCTCCTCAGTCCATCCCGTCCCATCCAAACCCGTCCCCTCCGCCCCAGCAATCTGGTAGGGGGCAAAAAATTCAATCCAAAGCGTATGCTTGCCTTCTGGAGCCATAGAAGGGTCGAGAACGGTGGGACAGACGACGTACATCGAGGGGTTTTCGTCGGGAATTTCCCCAAAAAGGGTGAGGGCGTGACTCTTCTCGACGTGGTTCACCGAGTCGGCGATTAAAACCGAGCCGATGAGATACTCGTCTTTGTGGTCGTAGCGCTCGAAACGGGGCGGTTCGGAGAGGGCGCAATCGATTTTGAGGATGGCTTCGTTGTTATTGGCAATTTTGCGCTCGATGCGTTCGGCGAGTTTAGCATCGATTTCGTTGACAGTGCCGCGATCGAGCAGTTGCAGGAAAACGCGGCGCGCGTCGATGTTGGAAATAATACCGAGATTGGCGCGATACTCCTTCCCGTCCTCCGTCCGCACGCCCGCCGCGCGATTATCGTCTAAGAGAATTTCTTTAACGGGTTTGTCGGTGAGAATAATTCCGCCTTTTTCGCGCACGAGATTAACGAGTGCATCGACAAGCGCGCCCGTACCACCTCGCGGTCGCGTCATTCCAGGGGAGTGGCGCATCGCCATCATCATCGCGCCGACAGCAATTCCTTTTTGGGAAGGGGGCGCGCCAATTTCGGCAGCGAGACGGGCGAGAGGCGCTCTAACGATTTCTGTATCGAACCACTCTTCGATGAGATCGGTGGGCGAGGTAATCATGTTGCGCAGGAATTCCAGCGCTTTATTTTTCGAGCCGATTAGGGAGAAAAAGTCTTTAAATTTGTCGCGATCGAAGTTGCTGGCAATATCGAGTAGGGCGGTGGGTGGGGCGTTGAATAAGGGCGCGATCGCGCGGGAAAATCGCTCCCAATACTCGACAAACTCGGCATATTTTTGCGCGTCGCGATCGCTGTAACGGGCAATTTCCGCGCAAGTGCGATCGACCGACTGATGGGCTAAAAAATACTCCCCGTTTGGATGGGGACAAAATACGACCGGATCGCAGGTCAGGTAGTCCAAACCGTAGCGGGTGAGTTGAAGTTCGCGAACCACCGGCCCGAGGTGGATAAACTCGTGGTCGATCGCGCACAGGTTAAACTTAAAGCCCGGTGCTTCCTCGGGCAGCACTTCCTCCGTCGTCGCCGCACCGCCAGGAACCGAACGTTTCTCCAGCAGCAAAACACTGTACCCTTCTTGGAGTAAGTAAGCCGCGCAGACCAGCCCATTGTGACCTGCACCGATAAGAATTACATCGTAAGTTTCCATTGCTGCTGTCTTCCTTGCTGCGATCGCCCCGTTTAAATTTTCCCACGATCTCGGCAATTCTGCCGACCCTCGAACGGAGATGTTTATTCTGCCAAAACGACCGCAGAAGGATTATTCTAACAATAGTTGACAGATAACTAATTATGTGTATAGACTGCCTGAATCTTTCTGTTTTCCATCTTTTCCAAGTTAAACTCTAGCTGAAAGTTAAACCCTTGGTTATACTAGCAAAGACGGAGAGACCCGCGAGTTAGAGAAGTATCATTAAAATATGGATCCTGTGATTAAGTTTATCGAACCTTCTGGCATTCTTGACGGCACAAAAGCTGGCGAATTCCGCGAAGAAATCAGCGATAGCGTCAAAAATGGTGCAGATACAATTTGTATCGATTTTAAAGATGTAACCTTTATGGATAGTTCTGGGTTAGGGGCGCTAGTCCTAGCCTTAAAAACCGTTCGGGCGGCGGGAACTAAACTGTATATTTGTTCGATTAACGATCAAATAAAAATGTTGTTTGAACTCACCAGCATGGATCGAGTTTTTGAAATTTTCCCCAATCGTGCCGCCTTTGACAGCGCTATCCTGTCCCAACAAAACAATTAAAACTCTTTATCGTTCCCGCTTGGGATTCAGCCAGCGCTTTCGGGGTGCGATCGCGCTGCGCGTCAATCTTCATTCAAAATCAATCTGTACGATCGAGAGATCGTCATCAAAGGAATCGCGCGGATTAACTTCTTTGACTTCCTCAATGAGAAAGTCGAGATTCCGTTGCAATTTAGCCTGGTAATTTTTTAAGCGATCGACAAAATTGTCATATCCCCAAATTTCGCCATCCGTTTGATTGATTTCATAAATTCCATCGCTAAAAATATACAGACTGGAGGCCGGCGAAATTTCACAGCTTTGCTCGACATATTCCACTCCGGGAAACATCCCCGCCGGAAAGCCCGGGGTTTTGAGAAGCTCGACTTGAAGACCCCCTCCAGCGGGCGAAATCAACACAGCCGGAGGATGCCCGCCACTTGCGTAAATCAGTTGGCGGGTTTTCTGGTTGTACACGCCGTACCAAATCGTAAAATATTTGTCGTTGCGCTGGGTCATTTGAAACGCATCGTTGAGATTGCGCAGAACGTCGCTGGGCTGGCGATAGTCCACTTGCACTAAGCTCTGAGAGCGCAGCAAATTGATCACCGAAAGCGAAGGTAAAGCCGATCGCAACCCGTGTCCGGAAACATCCAGCAAATAAATTGCCAAATGTTCCTCATCCAGCCAAAAATAATCAAAACTATCGCCACCGAGACGACTGCACGGCACAAAACGGACATCAATGCGGACGGGCGGTTCCAGCAACGGTTCGGGCAGAATCGAACGAACGTACTCTGCCGCTTCCAACAGTTCCGCTTCGAGGCGGTGTTTTTGCTGCTGGAGATCGCGACTGAGTTCGTGCTGCCGCAATCCCGATCGCACCCGCGCGTTAAGCTCGAACATTTCCACCGGCTTGCAGACAAAATCATCCGCTCCAGCATCCAACCCCTTAACCCGCGATTCTACCGAACCCATTGAAGTCAGGAGAATAAAAATCGTGGTGGATAGCTCGGGCGTTGCCTTCACAGCGCGGCAAACCTCGATTCCGCTCAGGCGAGGCATCACCCAATCGCAGATAACCAAGGCAGGGCGCATGGCTTTTGCTTTAGCGAGTCCTTCTTCACCATCGCTCGCAATTTCAACTTCGTACCCTTTTTTCGCGAGCGCTCGCTTGAGCAAAACTTGGATAGCTGGATCGTCATCAATTACCAGGATTTGAGCCATGACCAATGCG
This window harbors:
- a CDS encoding SpoIIE family protein phosphatase yields the protein MAQILVIDDDPAIQVLLKRALAKKGYEVEIASDGEEGLAKAKAMRPALVICDWVMPRLSGIEVCRAVKATPELSTTIFILLTSMGSVESRVKGLDAGADDFVCKPVEMFELNARVRSGLRQHELSRDLQQQKHRLEAELLEAAEYVRSILPEPLLEPPVRIDVRFVPCSRLGGDSFDYFWLDEEHLAIYLLDVSGHGLRSALPSLSVINLLRSQSLVQVDYRQPSDVLRNLNDAFQMTQRNDKYFTIWYGVYNQKTRQLIYASGGHPPAVLISPAGGGLQVELLKTPGFPAGMFPGVEYVEQSCEISPASSLYIFSDGIYEINQTDGEIWGYDNFVDRLKNYQAKLQRNLDFLIEEVKEVNPRDSFDDDLSIVQIDFE
- a CDS encoding ribonuclease H-like domain-containing protein, encoding MIDFLACDRDLPNDRLEQYLEEDAIAIDTETMGLIPQRDRLCLVQLCDSQQRVTAIRIAKGQTEAPNLKKLMESDRVLKVFHFARFDLAQLQHTFGIQTRPIFCTKIASKLARTYTSQHGLKSLIQELESIELDKTSQSSDWGNAAHLTEEQLRYAMNDVRYLLSAKDKLIAMLEREGRDRIAQQCFECLPVFVSLDLMQFKDIFEH
- a CDS encoding cupin domain-containing protein; the encoded protein is MPTHHTAEIKIENQPSPERLKQLNVESWSIWTKEISEFPWTYDATETCYFLEGEVTVQPEGSEPVRMGKGDLVTFPAGMSCTWKITKNVKKHYQFS
- the crtO gene encoding beta-carotene ketolase CrtO encodes the protein METYDVILIGAGHNGLVCAAYLLQEGYSVLLLEKRSVPGGAATTEEVLPEEAPGFKFNLCAIDHEFIHLGPVVRELQLTRYGLDYLTCDPVVFCPHPNGEYFLAHQSVDRTCAEIARYSDRDAQKYAEFVEYWERFSRAIAPLFNAPPTALLDIASNFDRDKFKDFFSLIGSKNKALEFLRNMITSPTDLIEEWFDTEIVRAPLARLAAEIGAPPSQKGIAVGAMMMAMRHSPGMTRPRGGTGALVDALVNLVREKGGIILTDKPVKEILLDDNRAAGVRTEDGKEYRANLGIISNIDARRVFLQLLDRGTVNEIDAKLAERIERKIANNNEAILKIDCALSEPPRFERYDHKDEYLIGSVLIADSVNHVEKSHALTLFGEIPDENPSMYVVCPTVLDPSMAPEGKHTLWIEFFAPYQIAGAEGTGLDGTGWTEEVKNRVADRVLDKLAEYAPNLHPSIIARRVESPAEIARRLGAYKGNVYHMDMTLDQMVFLRPLPEIADYKTPIKGLYLTGAGTHPGGSISGMPGRNCARAFIQAQQPWSRRLTDARDYLRSMLGV
- a CDS encoding STAS domain-containing protein yields the protein MDPVIKFIEPSGILDGTKAGEFREEISDSVKNGADTICIDFKDVTFMDSSGLGALVLALKTVRAAGTKLYICSINDQIKMLFELTSMDRVFEIFPNRAAFDSAILSQQNN